GCATCGATGAAGTGGAAAAAGTATCTGAAGAAGAAAAAATCGAAGAAGCTGCTTTAGAGAAGCTTAAAGAAATCCAGGAAGGCGCTTATGAAGAAGCGTACCGCCTGGGTTTGGAAGAAGGCCGTAAACAGGCGTTCGATCAAGTTTCTGCTGATATCAATGAAAAGATGACGGCATTAGATACTTTGTTAAATGGTTTAAAAGATCTGAAGTCTGAACTTGCGACTTTCAATGAAGCTCATTTAATTAAACTGAGCTATCAAATGGCTTCGCGCCTTGCAAAAATGGAATTGCAAAACAATACCGATGCCATGGTTCAGATTCTGCGCGATGCAGTTAGCTTAGCCAGTGACGAAGAAAACGTGACTGTGCAAGTTTCGCCAAATCAATTTGAATTCCTTGAAGAACTTAAAAAAGAAACGTCCCGCGAGTTTGAATTCATTAAAAAGCTCCGCTTTGAACCAAGTGAAACTGTGGTTGATGGTGGTTGTATCGTTGAAACAAACTACGGTGAAGTCGACGCCCGCATCGAACAACGAGTGGAGCAGCTTTGGTCCATTCTTTCCGACAATCTTCCTAAAGTGAAAGATAAGGTTGCCAGTTAATGCATTCTTTGGAACTTGATCTTGAAAAATACATGGATGT
This is a stretch of genomic DNA from Bdellovibrio reynosensis. It encodes these proteins:
- a CDS encoding FliH/SctL family protein; translation: MPWSNSPATARTSRAVLPKEVAEKTVLEFVPVKFDLGTPEQALNYLAEKSKGSDFRMNNAVRVQTGIDEVEKVSEEEKIEEAALEKLKEIQEGAYEEAYRLGLEEGRKQAFDQVSADINEKMTALDTLLNGLKDLKSELATFNEAHLIKLSYQMASRLAKMELQNNTDAMVQILRDAVSLASDEENVTVQVSPNQFEFLEELKKETSREFEFIKKLRFEPSETVVDGGCIVETNYGEVDARIEQRVEQLWSILSDNLPKVKDKVAS